One Akkermansiaceae bacterium genomic region harbors:
- a CDS encoding TIGR02584 family CRISPR-associated protein, whose protein sequence is MKTTLLATTGLSPAIVTETVWALAQMDPPVIPNYVEIITTKTGKNTCKEALHTPLKTWGGKTVWETLREHVGAGPGQLIALPVQCIHIPDHSSGRSIDLDDIQTPEENSAAAEFIFSRVWNVVRDSDQCLVASIAGGRKTMGALLHAAVSLIGRETDLLTHILVNPPYDTLRGFFFPGQPGGDLLDWNKNIHSPDKAVPILAEVPFVPLRNRFKDLDDLPGSFIRLKNNLSSQLARDSADAVSIEIDYNGNCLTVGGLPNQNVNIRQLSLLHFLLACNEENAIPPSQAVAADTYNDWLNSVRQIIGETPPNMDEEDFRKILSALRTQTLKKAPWQPASGTLKQAPFVLNVVRRVHR, encoded by the coding sequence ATGAAAACCACCCTTCTTGCCACCACCGGGCTCTCCCCCGCTATCGTGACTGAGACAGTCTGGGCACTTGCCCAGATGGACCCACCCGTCATTCCCAACTACGTAGAAATCATTACTACCAAGACGGGAAAAAATACCTGTAAGGAAGCTCTGCACACTCCGCTAAAAACATGGGGAGGAAAAACTGTGTGGGAAACATTGCGAGAACATGTGGGGGCCGGACCCGGGCAACTCATCGCCCTGCCCGTCCAGTGCATTCATATCCCTGATCACAGCTCGGGACGATCGATCGATCTGGATGACATTCAAACTCCCGAAGAAAACTCAGCGGCTGCGGAATTTATTTTTTCCCGTGTCTGGAATGTGGTGAGGGACAGCGACCAGTGCCTTGTCGCCAGCATTGCGGGGGGCAGAAAAACCATGGGAGCACTACTGCACGCCGCAGTCAGCCTGATCGGCAGAGAAACAGATCTACTCACACACATCCTGGTGAATCCTCCCTACGATACCCTGCGTGGCTTCTTTTTCCCGGGGCAGCCCGGCGGCGATTTGCTCGATTGGAATAAGAATATACACTCCCCGGACAAAGCTGTGCCGATCCTCGCCGAGGTTCCCTTTGTCCCCCTGCGCAACCGTTTCAAAGACCTCGACGATTTACCAGGATCCTTCATCAGACTGAAAAACAACCTCAGTAGCCAACTCGCCCGTGATTCAGCGGATGCTGTATCGATCGAGATCGACTATAATGGCAACTGCCTCACGGTAGGAGGGCTCCCCAATCAAAACGTAAACATCCGTCAGCTCAGCCTACTGCACTTCCTGCTGGCTTGCAACGAGGAGAATGCCATTCCCCCGTCCCAGGCTGTGGCTGCCGATACTTACAACGACTGGCTCAATAGTGTTAGGCAAATAATAGGAGAGACACCTCCCAACATGGATGAGGAGGATTTCAGAAAAATTCTCAGCGCCCTGAGAACTCAGACTCTCAAAAAAGCACCTTGGCAACCAGCCAGCGGGACACTGAAACAAGCTCCTTTCGTTCTTAATGTCGTGCGACGTGTGCACCGTTGA
- the cas2 gene encoding CRISPR-associated endonuclease Cas2 yields the protein MLRLIIYDISCPKRLRSIARVCEDYGLRVQKSVFECWLENERFDRLWQELLDQMHLQEDSICAYSLDASAASARRGAGNLTNLTEKRSQLIV from the coding sequence ATGCTCCGCCTCATCATCTATGACATCAGCTGCCCGAAACGTCTCCGCAGTATCGCCAGAGTCTGTGAAGACTACGGCCTCCGGGTGCAAAAAAGCGTCTTTGAATGCTGGCTTGAAAATGAGCGCTTTGATCGCCTGTGGCAGGAACTGCTTGACCAGATGCACCTTCAGGAGGACTCCATCTGCGCCTACTCACTGGATGCATCCGCCGCATCCGCCCGCAGGGGAGCGGGCAATTTGACTAACCTCACGGAAAAACGCAGCCAGCTCATTGTATGA
- a CDS encoding tetratricopeptide repeat protein: MRKKVILPLALNAVSLAVLVSLASCGSKSDDLPLSGETAALGGVDAANTLLNEAKGYEGAGKTSKAISAYGDVAKRYPYSSAAPEARYAEGRLLDQEGDLFKAFEAYQDLIARYPNSKHYAPAIKRQEAVAHAAANGIIKNNFLGMKTRISPEKTEKMLGHVRDNAPRALSAPKAQLAIGRIWQKAGNADKSIAAYQRIGVDYPDSSAAPEALYQTGEILILKAERGNQNKANVNRARDIFQDLIRRYPSHGRAADARKRLALLGGQDIQRSFDTGEFYRKKGQTQSAIFYYREVMRKARSGTLYNQAKQRISELGGQ, translated from the coding sequence ATGCGAAAGAAAGTTATCCTTCCCCTGGCCCTGAATGCTGTCTCCCTGGCTGTCCTTGTCTCCCTGGCATCCTGCGGTTCAAAGTCCGATGATCTCCCGCTCTCAGGAGAGACCGCGGCATTGGGTGGCGTCGATGCAGCCAACACTCTTCTGAATGAAGCCAAGGGTTATGAGGGCGCCGGCAAAACCAGTAAAGCGATTTCAGCTTACGGGGATGTTGCCAAACGTTACCCCTATTCCAGTGCGGCTCCCGAAGCCCGATACGCTGAAGGGCGCTTGCTTGACCAGGAAGGTGACCTGTTCAAGGCCTTTGAAGCCTACCAGGATCTGATTGCGCGTTACCCGAACAGCAAACATTACGCGCCAGCGATCAAACGACAAGAAGCCGTTGCCCACGCGGCTGCCAATGGCATTATCAAAAACAATTTCCTGGGCATGAAAACCCGGATCAGTCCGGAGAAAACAGAGAAAATGCTGGGCCATGTGCGTGACAACGCACCACGCGCATTGAGTGCGCCCAAAGCACAGTTAGCCATTGGACGCATCTGGCAGAAAGCGGGCAATGCCGATAAATCGATTGCCGCCTACCAACGAATCGGGGTCGATTACCCGGATAGCAGCGCAGCGCCAGAGGCACTCTACCAGACAGGTGAAATCCTGATCCTCAAGGCCGAGCGAGGTAACCAGAACAAAGCCAATGTCAATCGCGCGCGGGACATTTTCCAGGACTTGATCAGACGCTACCCGAGTCACGGTCGTGCGGCAGACGCCCGCAAACGTCTGGCTCTACTAGGTGGCCAGGACATCCAGAGGAGCTTCGACACGGGAGAGTTCTATCGGAAAAAAGGACAGACCCAGTCAGCGATTTTCTATTACCGTGAAGTAATGCGCAAGGCCAGGAGCGGCACGCTTTACAATCAAGCCAAGCAACGTATCAGTGAACTGGGCGGTCAGTAA
- the cmr1 gene encoding type III-B CRISPR module RAMP protein Cmr1, whose translation MIQITQKLEIISPCFNGGAEPDQRAEIRASSIRGQLRWWFRVLGGFKSLDTPLREQEAAIFGGANDSDDNGVGSKLIVRVVSHNLISNRKDGQELGHANFSDSAFLTFPIQSREKNHVKTTYDGKGVILEGSSFSLLFIWKGLRQEKKNLQALLTIFANLGSLGFRSRRAMGAVAPKDKGLMTLEDAFGAFKSPNNILIKKLTVDSSATNPSSTAISTLGGWLKSWRSYGRTADHIRDEGNTQGRPPENIGFNYAKNDHDIGYGLPNAAQSPAYRPALGLPIIQRADGTKNWEWNTINRKAQGRFASPVILRPHKNLNGSWSALIIFVDSKKWPAGKIVYINHTSRDVSLGLYDAMKADNHLTDFNS comes from the coding sequence ATGATCCAGATCACACAGAAACTCGAAATCATCAGCCCGTGCTTCAATGGAGGAGCTGAACCTGACCAGCGGGCCGAAATCCGTGCGTCATCCATTCGCGGCCAACTTCGTTGGTGGTTCCGTGTTCTCGGCGGTTTCAAATCGTTGGACACACCGCTCCGAGAACAGGAGGCTGCCATCTTCGGTGGTGCCAATGATAGTGATGATAACGGCGTCGGCAGCAAGCTGATCGTACGAGTCGTGTCGCATAATCTCATCTCCAATCGTAAAGATGGTCAGGAATTAGGGCATGCGAATTTCAGCGACTCGGCATTTCTGACTTTCCCGATTCAATCACGAGAAAAAAATCATGTTAAAACGACTTACGATGGAAAAGGTGTCATATTAGAGGGTTCATCATTTAGCCTTCTTTTTATTTGGAAAGGGTTACGACAAGAGAAAAAAAATCTCCAAGCTCTGCTGACTATCTTCGCTAATCTCGGTTCCCTTGGCTTCCGATCAAGACGTGCCATGGGGGCGGTTGCCCCGAAAGACAAGGGACTCATGACTCTGGAGGATGCATTTGGCGCATTCAAATCGCCAAACAACATCCTTATCAAAAAGCTAACTGTAGATTCGTCGGCTACAAATCCGTCGTCGACCGCTATTTCAACACTTGGTGGCTGGCTAAAATCTTGGCGTTCATACGGACGAACGGCAGACCACATACGTGACGAGGGCAACACTCAAGGACGCCCTCCCGAAAACATAGGTTTCAACTACGCGAAAAATGATCATGACATAGGTTATGGGCTACCTAATGCAGCTCAATCCCCAGCGTATCGACCAGCACTCGGGCTGCCCATCATCCAACGTGCAGACGGAACCAAAAATTGGGAGTGGAATACCATCAATAGGAAAGCACAAGGCCGTTTCGCTTCGCCCGTCATATTACGTCCCCACAAGAATCTCAATGGTTCGTGGTCTGCCCTGATCATCTTCGTTGACTCCAAGAAATGGCCAGCTGGGAAGATAGTATATATTAACCACACTTCCCGTGACGTTTCGCTTGGATTATATGATGCCATGAAGGCTGACAATCACCTCACGGATTTCAATTCCTGA
- a CDS encoding LptE family protein, with the protein MSRIIFIIPLLLASCVGYQLGGSKPAHLSHVKSIHVPLFKNDTQLIRADSYATNSAVDALTRDGTYKIASSATADAVLEGRVTTLKYRQVSSSRTDTLRSEELSLEITIEWVLRDANDPSRILEKGRSHGSTRFFAGGNLHIARSNALPDALRRACESMTTRIADGF; encoded by the coding sequence ATGTCCAGAATCATCTTCATCATCCCCCTGCTGCTGGCATCTTGCGTTGGCTATCAGTTAGGCGGCTCCAAACCCGCCCACCTGTCGCATGTCAAAAGCATCCATGTGCCGCTGTTTAAAAACGATACCCAGCTCATCCGGGCGGACTCTTATGCCACCAACAGTGCTGTTGACGCCCTGACGCGCGACGGCACCTACAAGATCGCTTCGTCGGCAACAGCTGATGCCGTGTTAGAGGGGCGGGTCACCACACTCAAGTACCGTCAGGTCAGCTCATCCCGGACAGACACACTGCGCTCCGAGGAGCTGAGTCTGGAGATCACCATCGAGTGGGTGCTTCGTGATGCCAATGACCCGTCGCGCATTCTGGAAAAAGGAAGGTCTCATGGCAGCACCCGCTTCTTTGCCGGCGGGAACCTTCACATCGCCCGCAGCAACGCGCTGCCCGACGCCCTTCGCCGCGCCTGTGAGTCGATGACCACCCGCATTGCCGATGGATTTTAA
- the cmr6 gene encoding type III-B CRISPR module RAMP protein Cmr6: MMVNMGEGVMENANLHLNRFGIPTIPGSAIKGCARRMALQALHDWVDHINDPDESLPAEARLRPHPDDLCAPCCESFTSPADMLAAIARVFGWVQSDWEGDASDLRWAVHNEPEIISAAKEQIRAAAQFAGTVAFIEAQPKSDPGIELDVLTPHHTKYHNGEQGYDDAPDTEDPVPVYFPAVRPQSAPNHYIFPILPLPRLKEGDLASAEIWLLHGLELFGIGAKTAAGYGCYEAYEPPEDLGDYENEDTFKNRVLDRLSKSGEYPQLKKEIEIIKGNPKNARWIPILRERARADNNTKKRLKKTDWFPKEWISSETTP; the protein is encoded by the coding sequence ATGATGGTCAACATGGGAGAAGGGGTCATGGAAAATGCCAACCTGCACCTCAATCGATTTGGTATCCCCACTATTCCCGGTTCGGCGATCAAGGGCTGTGCTCGCCGCATGGCTCTGCAAGCCCTGCACGACTGGGTTGATCACATCAACGATCCTGATGAATCACTTCCTGCGGAAGCCCGGTTACGTCCACACCCGGATGACCTCTGCGCCCCCTGCTGTGAAAGCTTTACTTCACCAGCGGATATGCTTGCCGCCATCGCCCGCGTTTTTGGCTGGGTTCAGTCAGACTGGGAAGGGGACGCAAGTGATCTCCGCTGGGCTGTTCACAATGAACCAGAGATCATCTCTGCCGCAAAAGAGCAGATTCGTGCCGCAGCACAATTCGCTGGCACCGTGGCATTCATCGAAGCCCAGCCCAAGAGCGACCCCGGCATCGAACTAGATGTCCTTACACCCCACCACACTAAATATCACAATGGCGAACAGGGGTATGACGATGCACCCGATACGGAAGACCCCGTGCCGGTCTATTTCCCTGCCGTCAGACCCCAGTCTGCACCCAACCACTACATCTTCCCTATTCTTCCTCTCCCACGCTTGAAGGAAGGGGATCTAGCCAGCGCCGAAATCTGGCTCCTGCACGGTCTCGAACTCTTTGGTATCGGAGCCAAAACCGCAGCTGGCTACGGCTGTTATGAAGCCTACGAACCGCCCGAAGACCTCGGTGATTACGAAAACGAAGATACCTTCAAAAACCGGGTTCTCGACCGCCTTTCAAAATCCGGAGAATACCCACAGCTCAAAAAAGAAATCGAGATCATCAAAGGCAACCCAAAGAACGCACGGTGGATACCCATCCTGCGCGAAAGAGCACGTGCAGACAACAACACGAAAAAACGCCTGAAAAAAACAGACTGGTTTCCAAAAGAATGGATTTCCAGTGAGACAACCCCTTGA
- a CDS encoding dihydroorotase produces the protein MPSLLIKNANIACEENDDLTAADVLVVDGVITQIGQGIGAPENARVIDADGKVLAPAMFDTHIHMREPGQEAKETIRSGTEAAINGGVTGVVLMPNTSPAIDSAAMVRTIYDIAERDSRIPVYTSGCITKGREGKELAGIDGMLQLGVKMLTDDGDAVPDMLLLKRAMEYASEFDCFFASHCEVLGLSGPRALNEGAVSYRLGIQGTPACSEEICMDRDIRLAHATGARLHIQHVSSKIGMETIRWWKSMGAKVTAEVSPHHLLFNEEDIGNYDTHYKMNPPLRTAEDNVALLEGLKEGVFDIIATDHAPHTPFEKAQDFVTAPNGITGLETAVVSLFHHYIKQGEFGWGLLVNRYSAQPRRMMGLEPVPIVEGGKAEFILFDPMGQTTFTADFMQSKSQNTPFLDKTLDGSIDLVVLGDEVLLER, from the coding sequence ATGCCTTCCCTACTGATCAAAAACGCCAACATCGCCTGCGAGGAAAACGACGATCTGACAGCAGCCGACGTGCTGGTCGTAGATGGTGTCATCACCCAAATCGGGCAGGGGATAGGTGCCCCGGAAAATGCCCGTGTGATTGACGCCGACGGCAAGGTGCTGGCCCCCGCCATGTTTGATACCCACATCCACATGCGCGAACCTGGCCAGGAGGCAAAGGAAACCATCCGGTCTGGCACCGAGGCGGCGATCAATGGCGGTGTGACCGGTGTCGTGCTGATGCCTAACACATCGCCCGCAATAGATTCCGCGGCCATGGTGCGCACCATCTATGACATTGCCGAACGCGATTCCCGCATCCCGGTTTATACCTCGGGCTGTATTACCAAGGGACGCGAGGGCAAGGAGCTTGCCGGGATCGATGGAATGCTTCAGCTCGGGGTGAAAATGCTCACCGATGATGGTGATGCGGTGCCGGATATGCTGCTGCTGAAACGCGCCATGGAATACGCATCCGAGTTCGACTGTTTTTTTGCCAGCCACTGCGAAGTGCTCGGGCTGTCCGGCCCGCGCGCACTGAACGAAGGTGCCGTGAGTTATCGACTCGGCATCCAAGGGACTCCCGCCTGCAGTGAGGAAATCTGCATGGATCGCGACATCCGGCTGGCTCACGCCACGGGCGCCCGACTCCACATCCAGCACGTATCCAGCAAGATCGGTATGGAAACAATCCGCTGGTGGAAAAGCATGGGCGCCAAGGTCACGGCTGAAGTCTCACCACACCACCTGCTCTTCAACGAGGAGGATATCGGTAACTACGATACCCACTACAAAATGAATCCTCCCCTTCGCACCGCGGAGGATAACGTCGCATTGTTAGAAGGACTGAAGGAGGGGGTCTTCGATATCATCGCCACCGACCACGCGCCGCATACCCCCTTTGAAAAAGCACAGGACTTTGTCACGGCTCCCAACGGAATCACGGGGCTGGAAACGGCGGTTGTCTCCCTGTTTCACCACTACATCAAGCAGGGTGAGTTTGGCTGGGGACTGCTGGTCAACCGGTACTCCGCCCAACCACGCCGGATGATGGGACTCGAGCCCGTCCCCATCGTGGAAGGAGGCAAGGCCGAGTTCATCCTGTTCGACCCGATGGGGCAGACGACCTTCACCGCCGACTTCATGCAATCGAAGAGTCAGAACACCCCATTCCTGGACAAAACCCTTGATGGCAGCATCGATCTCGTTGTTCTCGGTGATGAGGTGCTGCTCGAGCGCTAA
- the rsmI gene encoding 16S rRNA (cytidine(1402)-2'-O)-methyltransferase yields MFSFVPTPIGNRSDITLRALEALREADIIACEDTRHSRPLLKHYEIEKPLVSLHDHNEAHRLPELIAKVLEGQNVAVISDAGMPLISDPGYRLVQACIEQNVPYTVLPGPSAVLTAVAGSGFPCHAFAFEGFLPVKKGKRRKTLETAIETGKTAVFFESPHRILSTLEILTDINPDLPVCVARELSKKFETYHRDSSSALWEYFKQHPAKGEIVLLLDPSGPSS; encoded by the coding sequence GTGTTTTCCTTCGTCCCAACGCCTATCGGCAATCGGTCTGACATTACGCTTCGAGCCCTCGAAGCTCTTCGTGAGGCCGATATCATTGCCTGTGAGGACACCCGACACTCCCGTCCTTTGCTGAAGCATTACGAGATCGAAAAACCCCTGGTATCGCTACACGACCACAACGAGGCACACCGACTTCCCGAGTTGATTGCCAAGGTCCTGGAGGGGCAGAATGTGGCTGTCATCTCCGATGCGGGTATGCCGTTGATCTCCGATCCCGGGTATCGCCTGGTGCAAGCCTGTATCGAGCAGAATGTGCCCTACACGGTGCTTCCGGGGCCGTCTGCGGTGCTTACCGCCGTTGCAGGCTCAGGGTTCCCCTGCCATGCCTTTGCGTTTGAGGGTTTCCTTCCCGTCAAAAAGGGGAAGCGCCGCAAGACTCTCGAAACCGCGATTGAAACCGGCAAAACAGCTGTCTTTTTCGAATCCCCTCACAGAATTCTATCGACCCTTGAAATACTAACAGACATCAACCCCGACCTGCCTGTTTGTGTCGCACGGGAGTTGAGCAAGAAATTCGAGACCTATCATCGCGATAGTTCCTCCGCTCTCTGGGAGTATTTTAAACAGCATCCAGCCAAGGGGGAGATTGTCCTGCTCTTGGACCCGAGTGGTCCATCATCATAG
- a CDS encoding aspartate carbamoyltransferase catalytic subunit encodes MTRKDLLDIESLSREEIEHLLDQAGPFKELFTRSVKKVPALKGKSVLTLFYEPSTRTLSSFEVAAKRLSADVTTFDVPHSSVVKGESVRDTIATLQAMRTDYIIVRNQMAGIPLAIARATRASVINAGDGAHAHPTQALLDGFTFKEVFPDPTGKKILIVGDILHSRVARSTSTLMRKLGVEVAWLGPGSLVPKHGPQDIKRFTNYDQAMQWAPDTIYLLRIQMERQSAPFFPSLREYTKLYGVTQERFKRIRDEGTYIMHPGPVNRGVELCDEVMEYNRCLIDQQVENGIATRMAVLYWLKPNKQ; translated from the coding sequence ATGACGCGCAAGGACCTATTAGATATTGAATCACTCAGCCGGGAGGAAATCGAGCACTTGCTCGATCAAGCCGGCCCCTTCAAGGAATTATTTACCCGGTCGGTCAAAAAGGTTCCGGCTCTCAAAGGAAAATCCGTCCTTACTCTTTTCTACGAGCCCAGCACCCGGACTCTGTCGTCGTTCGAGGTGGCGGCCAAACGCCTCTCCGCCGACGTCACGACCTTCGACGTACCGCACTCCTCCGTGGTCAAAGGTGAATCTGTCCGCGACACCATTGCCACCCTTCAAGCGATGCGGACCGATTACATCATCGTGCGGAACCAAATGGCCGGTATCCCCCTGGCCATCGCCCGGGCAACCCGGGCCAGCGTGATCAACGCCGGGGACGGTGCCCATGCGCATCCCACCCAGGCACTGCTGGACGGGTTCACATTCAAAGAGGTATTCCCTGATCCCACAGGAAAAAAAATCCTCATCGTTGGCGATATTCTGCACAGTCGGGTGGCCCGCTCGACTTCTACACTGATGCGTAAACTCGGTGTCGAAGTCGCCTGGTTGGGACCAGGGTCACTCGTCCCCAAACACGGCCCGCAGGACATCAAACGCTTCACGAACTATGATCAAGCGATGCAATGGGCACCCGACACCATTTACCTGCTGCGCATCCAGATGGAGCGCCAAAGTGCGCCGTTCTTCCCAAGCCTGCGCGAATACACCAAACTTTACGGAGTGACCCAGGAACGCTTCAAACGCATCCGGGACGAGGGCACCTACATCATGCACCCGGGACCAGTGAACCGGGGAGTCGAGCTCTGCGACGAAGTGATGGAGTATAACCGCTGCCTGATCGACCAGCAGGTCGAAAACGGCATCGCCACCCGCATGGCCGTGCTTTATTGGCTGAAGCCGAACAAGCAATAA
- the cmr5 gene encoding type III-B CRISPR module-associated protein Cmr5, protein MTNIDQIRAAHALSACSHERLKRSAISSLPCLIINNGLLATVAYVKCEGGGANRPHQVKAMESLADHLKNQGITNQQTNTLSIFANDLANNSPVNLQRATAEALAYFSFLKRFADMNADDNAVQAPIPD, encoded by the coding sequence ATGACCAATATCGATCAAATCCGTGCTGCACATGCTCTCAGTGCCTGCTCCCATGAGAGGCTCAAACGCTCTGCTATCAGCAGCCTTCCCTGTCTCATCATCAATAACGGGCTGCTCGCCACCGTCGCTTATGTGAAATGCGAAGGTGGTGGTGCAAACAGACCCCACCAAGTCAAGGCCATGGAGTCACTTGCGGATCATCTCAAGAATCAGGGCATCACTAATCAACAAACGAACACCCTCTCTATATTTGCTAATGATTTGGCTAACAACTCTCCTGTCAATCTCCAGAGAGCCACTGCTGAAGCTCTCGCTTATTTTAGCTTTCTCAAACGATTCGCGGACATGAATGCCGATGATAATGCAGTGCAAGCACCAATTCCTGACTAA
- the cas1 gene encoding CRISPR-associated endonuclease Cas1: protein MVIAAHTPSTRVSLQRRTICVQNPEGETCRVPIEEVERVILGSRVSVTSACLARLLGTGIPVAIISTGGRYLGSFEPATPPRGLAKRLQMASSADLGTRLSIATSLLDSKFYNMRRALARLNQRRRQFDPQVLTQFKHLARDLTRAESIESLRGLEGAATARYYQQWATFLPPEFSFVRRSRRPPLNAVNAVISYTSSLVYGEILSACQARGLETAFAYLHETTDDRHSLPLDLMEPYRPCLIEPLALRMFSLGILNERHFQPHGQGIYLAPLGRQLLLEQYEDRLTRPFLNPATECRTTFRQLLRQCPLDLKIALANPACYSPFKMP from the coding sequence ATGGTGATCGCAGCACACACCCCCTCCACCAGAGTCAGCCTGCAGCGGCGCACCATCTGCGTGCAGAATCCCGAGGGCGAAACTTGCCGTGTCCCCATCGAGGAAGTGGAACGTGTCATTCTTGGCTCACGGGTTTCGGTAACATCCGCATGCCTTGCCAGATTGTTAGGAACAGGTATCCCGGTCGCAATCATCTCCACTGGCGGTAGATACCTCGGCTCCTTTGAACCAGCTACCCCACCCCGCGGACTGGCTAAACGCCTTCAGATGGCCAGCTCCGCTGACCTTGGAACCCGGCTCTCCATTGCTACTTCCCTGCTCGATTCCAAGTTCTATAATATGCGGCGTGCATTGGCACGTCTGAACCAGCGAAGACGGCAGTTCGATCCCCAAGTGCTCACCCAGTTCAAACACCTAGCCAGAGATCTCACGCGAGCCGAGAGCATTGAAAGCCTCAGGGGGCTGGAAGGTGCCGCCACGGCGCGCTACTATCAACAATGGGCTACCTTCCTCCCGCCTGAATTTTCCTTCGTCCGCCGCTCCCGTAGGCCTCCGCTCAATGCTGTCAATGCAGTCATTTCCTACACCTCTTCCCTGGTGTATGGAGAAATACTCTCCGCCTGTCAGGCGAGGGGATTGGAAACGGCATTCGCCTACCTTCATGAAACCACTGACGATCGCCACTCGCTACCGCTTGACCTCATGGAGCCATACAGACCATGCCTCATCGAACCTCTCGCCCTGCGGATGTTCTCGCTGGGTATTCTCAATGAGCGTCATTTCCAGCCCCACGGCCAGGGTATCTACCTTGCCCCCCTAGGTCGTCAGCTACTGCTTGAACAGTATGAAGACAGACTGACACGCCCTTTTTTAAACCCGGCCACAGAGTGCAGAACCACCTTCCGTCAGCTCCTTCGGCAATGCCCTCTGGATCTTAAAATAGCTCTGGCCAACCCCGCTTGCTACAGCCCGTTTAAGATGCCGTGA
- a CDS encoding ribonuclease HII, whose amino-acid sequence MFYEQEKLNDGFHRVAGIDEAGRGPLAGPVAAAAVILPEEFTHELLDDSKKLSEKKREQLYDEITGCDDISWALSYGDVGEIDSINILKSTHAAMARAAQALRPLPDFCLIDGLQVPGFPIASQGIVKGDSKSLSIAAASIIAKVSRDRLMLEYAGKYPEYGFERHKGYGTKLHLEALRKHGPCPIHRKSFAPVAQLLLPLE is encoded by the coding sequence TTGTTTTATGAACAGGAAAAGCTGAACGATGGATTCCATCGGGTCGCAGGAATCGACGAGGCAGGCCGTGGCCCGCTGGCCGGTCCCGTTGCCGCGGCCGCTGTCATCCTGCCCGAGGAGTTCACCCACGAGCTGCTGGATGACTCCAAGAAGTTGTCCGAAAAAAAACGCGAGCAACTCTATGATGAGATCACCGGATGTGATGATATTTCCTGGGCTCTCTCCTACGGTGACGTCGGGGAGATCGATTCCATCAACATCCTCAAGTCAACCCATGCCGCGATGGCACGTGCCGCCCAGGCGCTGCGTCCGCTGCCCGACTTCTGCCTGATCGACGGCTTGCAGGTTCCCGGCTTCCCCATTGCCTCCCAAGGCATTGTGAAAGGCGACAGTAAAAGCCTCTCGATTGCGGCCGCCAGTATCATCGCCAAGGTATCACGTGACCGGCTGATGCTGGAGTATGCCGGGAAATACCCCGAATACGGCTTTGAGCGCCACAAAGGCTACGGCACCAAACTCCACCTCGAGGCCCTCCGCAAACACGGGCCATGCCCGATCCACCGGAAAAGCTTTGCCCCCGTGGCCCAGTTGCTTTTACCGCTGGAGTGA
- the cas2 gene encoding CRISPR-associated endonuclease Cas2 yields the protein MLYLIAYDISSPRRLQKVAKTCEDFGARVQYSLFECRLNPDHFQELWSRLNDLIDPEEDRIVSYRLDTDNAAKTLTAGTMHVTTPVVCYLV from the coding sequence ATGCTCTACCTCATCGCCTACGACATCTCCTCACCCAGGAGACTCCAGAAAGTAGCCAAGACCTGTGAGGACTTCGGTGCCCGGGTGCAGTATTCACTCTTCGAGTGCAGGCTCAATCCGGACCACTTCCAGGAACTGTGGAGCCGCTTGAACGATCTCATCGATCCCGAGGAAGACCGCATCGTGTCCTACCGGCTGGACACCGACAACGCCGCAAAAACCCTCACCGCGGGAACCATGCATGTCACCACCCCCGTTGTCTGCTACCTCGTGTGA